In the genome of Olsenella profusa DSM 13989, one region contains:
- the gltX gene encoding glutamate--tRNA ligase, protein MSDQNTPVRVRFAPSPTGKLHVGGARTAIYNWAFARANHGTFILRIDDTDPTRSTEENTQVILRAMRWLGLDWDEGPAVGGDYGPYWQTQRLALYHEAAERLVAKDRAYYCFCTPERLAADRKTAEERHDPFQGYQRTCRSIDPVEARRRVDAGEPHTIRIKVPEDRGDVAIHDAVHGTVTFNARELDDFIIVRTDGTPTYNFTTVVDDTLMRITHVIRGDDHLSNTPRQVMVYEALGAPTPAFAHISMILGPDGKKLSKRHGATSVEEYRDRGYDADALVNYLALLGWAPDGETTIVPRDMLAREFSLEHVSKNPATFDFKKLDWIQQQYVQAMSDEEFVFQLLMPELVGAGLEREADPAHPKAWYLLLASILKPRTTLAPDVVEKSRFLYEGEDVTFDEKSVSRNLSRDGAHAALEAAREALLDVAADGWHAAAIDAALEPLPERLGTTKRKFYGAVRVAVCGNQVSPPLGESLELLGRGLALARLEKALPLAR, encoded by the coding sequence TTGAGCGACCAGAACACTCCCGTGCGCGTGCGCTTCGCACCCTCCCCCACCGGCAAGCTGCACGTAGGCGGCGCACGGACGGCCATATACAACTGGGCCTTCGCCCGTGCCAACCACGGTACCTTCATCCTGCGTATCGACGATACCGACCCCACCCGCTCCACCGAGGAGAACACGCAGGTGATCTTGCGCGCCATGCGCTGGCTGGGGCTGGACTGGGACGAGGGGCCCGCGGTAGGAGGCGACTATGGCCCCTACTGGCAGACGCAGCGCCTCGCCCTCTATCACGAGGCAGCCGAGCGTCTGGTGGCAAAAGACAGGGCCTATTACTGCTTCTGCACGCCCGAGAGGCTCGCCGCGGACCGGAAGACGGCCGAAGAGCGCCATGATCCCTTCCAGGGGTACCAGCGCACCTGTCGCTCCATCGATCCCGTCGAGGCACGGCGTCGCGTGGATGCCGGTGAGCCACACACCATCCGCATCAAGGTGCCCGAGGATCGTGGTGACGTGGCCATCCATGACGCCGTGCACGGCACCGTGACCTTCAATGCCCGTGAGCTGGACGACTTCATCATCGTGCGCACCGACGGCACTCCCACCTACAACTTCACGACCGTGGTCGATGACACCCTGATGAGGATCACCCACGTCATCCGCGGCGATGACCACCTCTCCAACACGCCGCGCCAGGTGATGGTCTATGAGGCGCTCGGAGCCCCCACGCCCGCGTTCGCACACATCTCCATGATCCTGGGGCCTGATGGCAAGAAGCTCTCCAAGCGCCATGGGGCCACCTCCGTGGAGGAGTACCGCGACCGCGGCTATGATGCCGACGCGCTGGTGAACTACCTGGCCCTTCTGGGATGGGCGCCCGACGGCGAGACCACCATCGTGCCGCGCGACATGCTCGCCCGCGAGTTCTCCCTGGAGCATGTGTCCAAGAACCCCGCCACCTTCGACTTCAAGAAGCTCGACTGGATCCAGCAGCAGTACGTGCAGGCCATGAGCGACGAGGAGTTCGTGTTCCAGCTGCTCATGCCCGAGCTCGTGGGGGCCGGCCTGGAGCGCGAGGCGGATCCGGCGCATCCCAAGGCCTGGTACCTGCTGCTCGCCAGCATCCTCAAGCCCCGCACCACCCTCGCGCCCGACGTGGTGGAGAAGTCCCGCTTCCTCTACGAGGGCGAGGACGTGACGTTCGACGAGAAGTCCGTGAGCAGGAACCTCTCCAGGGACGGAGCGCACGCCGCCCTCGAGGCCGCGCGTGAGGCGCTCCTTGACGTTGCGGCGGACGGCTGGCACGCCGCCGCCATCGACGCCGCCCTGGAGCCGCTGCCCGAGCGCCTGGGCACCACCAAGCGTAAGTTCTACGGGGCCGTGCGCGTCGCCGTCTGCGGCAACCAGGTGTCGCCGCCCCTTGGCGAGTCGCTGGAGCTTTTGGGCCGCGGCCTTGCGCTCGCGCGCCTGGAGAAGGCGCTGCCGCTCGCACGCTAG
- a CDS encoding YhgE/Pip domain-containing protein, with protein MENPFRGLRFSLLDFHSARANVGMKLAMAAIAIIPLVYGVLYLMAFYDPYGKLDTLPVAVVNEDQGATLSDGSTIHAGEDLVARLRDSKSLDYSFVDDGTAQRGIEDGTYYLKVVIPQDFSQNIASADGSEPTQAKLVFVANEANNYLSSILGKSVFREVTAQTNYAVGDNYYVQIFDKINASGRDIRRAADGAFDLEDGLGQISDGAATLAQGAGTARDGASALAAGVGSAQAGSQRITTNLNTAAQGARALADGTDAAAAGAQTLASGTAAAANGATQLSGGMTTLMDGLGREFQGSKELASKLSLLQRQGTGQVAQGAQALQAQLMAQRDTISKLGPGAQQVSDGVSELSDTLGGLQDQVSSLDSTTTDLQHQMGELEEGPGKSLTQSGKSLQSHAQAAHDDAAALTKGMAGASSDLSSAGTQAGDAAKSAGAAAQALSQISPQQSKDGTNTYTITATEYQALQSAQKSAASASDSAKRSAASVRSAGDKMKALSSSSLSQDLESLKKDLEGIQQSSTSLVDGASKLLKSSKQAISGAQKLVSGLSDKKDDLKKLTDGAQEVAKGATTVTQQLTQATDGTGAPTIYGGIVRLSQGATQVDNNMRAAVGGAEELSMGARQLSDGAQSAKGGATTLAEALGLLNRGSNTLAAGLGSVRPGAHTLADGLGLLSRGSATLTSGLGTAADGATSLAKGAAALSDGATTLAGATDTAYDGSKTLADGLESGAATVADQTAHADERASMMSQPVALATDNYTTVANYGTGFAPYFIALGLWVGALVMTFILKPLNRRLICSGANPVVAAFSGLVPWLIVGIIQSIILGLVVQFPLQLDIIHVAAFYLLIILASAVFCAMIQMITAVLGFPGKFVAVILLMLQLTSAAGTFPIQTEPSVFQAISPYMPMTYVVHALRIATRGIDLSLVTGDVAILLLFGGISFLITCLAARRRRLVTMNDLHPLVDL; from the coding sequence ATGGAAAACCCATTCAGGGGACTGCGCTTCTCCCTCCTCGACTTCCACTCCGCCCGCGCCAACGTTGGCATGAAGCTGGCCATGGCTGCCATCGCCATCATCCCGCTGGTCTATGGCGTGCTCTATCTCATGGCGTTCTACGATCCCTATGGCAAGCTCGACACGCTGCCCGTGGCTGTCGTCAACGAGGACCAAGGCGCCACGCTCTCGGATGGCAGCACCATCCATGCAGGGGAGGACCTGGTGGCCCGCCTGCGTGACAGCAAGTCGCTCGACTACAGCTTCGTGGATGACGGCACGGCACAGCGCGGCATCGAGGATGGCACCTACTACCTCAAGGTGGTCATCCCCCAGGACTTCTCGCAGAACATCGCCTCGGCGGACGGCAGCGAGCCCACGCAGGCCAAGCTCGTGTTCGTGGCGAACGAAGCCAACAACTACCTCTCGTCCATCCTGGGCAAGTCGGTGTTTCGCGAGGTGACGGCCCAGACCAACTATGCCGTGGGTGACAACTACTACGTGCAGATATTCGACAAGATCAACGCGTCGGGTCGCGATATCCGTCGTGCGGCGGATGGGGCCTTCGACCTCGAGGACGGGCTGGGCCAAATCTCTGATGGTGCCGCCACGCTCGCCCAGGGCGCGGGCACGGCACGGGACGGTGCGAGTGCGCTTGCCGCCGGCGTGGGCTCCGCCCAGGCCGGCTCCCAGAGGATAACGACCAACTTGAACACCGCCGCCCAAGGCGCCCGTGCCCTTGCGGACGGTACGGATGCCGCGGCCGCCGGCGCGCAGACGCTTGCCAGCGGCACTGCAGCGGCAGCGAATGGCGCCACCCAGCTCTCCGGTGGCATGACCACGCTCATGGACGGCCTGGGTCGCGAATTTCAGGGCTCCAAGGAGCTTGCGAGCAAGCTGAGCCTGCTGCAGAGACAGGGCACCGGACAGGTGGCTCAGGGCGCCCAGGCGCTGCAGGCGCAGCTCATGGCCCAGCGCGACACCATCTCCAAGCTTGGGCCCGGTGCCCAGCAGGTGTCTGATGGCGTGAGCGAGCTCTCGGACACCCTCGGTGGCCTCCAGGATCAGGTCAGCAGCCTCGACAGTACCACCACCGACCTGCAGCATCAGATGGGGGAGCTCGAGGAGGGGCCGGGGAAGTCCCTCACGCAATCGGGGAAGTCCCTCCAGAGCCATGCGCAGGCGGCCCACGACGATGCCGCCGCGCTCACCAAGGGCATGGCTGGTGCCTCGAGCGACCTGAGCAGCGCGGGCACGCAGGCCGGAGATGCCGCGAAGTCCGCCGGCGCGGCCGCCCAGGCCCTGTCGCAGATCTCACCTCAGCAGAGCAAGGACGGCACGAACACCTACACCATCACCGCCACGGAGTATCAGGCGCTCCAGAGTGCCCAGAAGAGTGCCGCCAGCGCGTCGGACAGTGCAAAGAGGTCCGCGGCGTCCGTGCGGTCCGCGGGGGACAAGATGAAGGCGTTGAGTTCATCCTCCCTGAGCCAAGATCTCGAAAGCCTCAAGAAGGACCTCGAAGGCATCCAGCAGAGCTCCACGTCGCTGGTTGACGGTGCGAGCAAGCTGCTCAAAAGCTCGAAGCAGGCCATTTCCGGTGCGCAGAAGCTCGTCAGTGGCCTTTCGGACAAGAAGGACGACCTCAAGAAGCTGACCGATGGCGCACAGGAGGTGGCCAAGGGTGCCACCACGGTGACCCAGCAGCTTACCCAGGCCACCGACGGCACGGGCGCACCCACCATCTACGGTGGCATCGTACGTCTCTCGCAGGGGGCCACGCAGGTGGACAACAACATGAGGGCCGCCGTGGGTGGGGCGGAGGAGCTCTCGATGGGCGCGCGCCAGCTCTCCGATGGCGCGCAGTCCGCGAAAGGGGGCGCGACCACCCTCGCCGAGGCATTGGGCCTGCTGAACAGGGGCTCGAACACGCTCGCCGCGGGCCTGGGCTCCGTTCGCCCGGGCGCCCACACCCTCGCCGACGGCCTTGGCCTGCTGTCCCGGGGCTCCGCCACGCTCACGAGTGGGCTGGGCACGGCGGCGGATGGCGCTACCTCTCTCGCGAAGGGTGCCGCGGCACTCTCCGATGGCGCAACCACGCTCGCAGGGGCGACCGACACGGCATATGACGGATCCAAGACCCTTGCCGACGGCCTGGAGAGTGGTGCGGCCACGGTGGCCGACCAGACGGCCCACGCTGACGAGCGGGCCAGCATGATGAGCCAGCCGGTGGCCCTTGCCACCGACAACTACACCACGGTCGCCAACTACGGCACGGGCTTCGCCCCCTACTTCATTGCCTTGGGGCTCTGGGTCGGCGCCCTCGTGATGACGTTCATCCTGAAGCCGCTCAATCGCAGGCTCATCTGCTCGGGCGCCAACCCCGTCGTCGCCGCGTTCTCGGGCCTCGTGCCCTGGCTCATCGTGGGCATCATCCAATCCATCATCCTCGGTCTCGTCGTTCAGTTCCCGCTCCAGCTTGACATCATCCACGTCGCCGCCTTCTACCTGCTCATCATCCTTGCGAGCGCCGTGTTCTGCGCGATGATTCAGATGATCACGGCCGTTCTGGGCTTCCCCGGAAAGTTCGTCGCCGTCATCCTGCTCATGCTGCAGCTTACGAGCGCGGCAGGAACGTTCCCCATCCAGACGGAGCCCTCCGTCTTCCAGGCGATCAGTCCCTACATGCCCATGACATACGTCGTTCACGCGCTCAGAATCGCTACTCGCGGCATTGACCTCTCCCTTGTGACGGGGGATGTGGCTATCCTGTTACTGTTTGGTGGC